The DNA segment CCGCACACGCTACTTCGGCAACAGTGACAGCGGGGCATATGATCGCTTGGTAGCCAGCCAATCACGGATCGCAGTAACGCGTGACTAGGTCCGAGATTTAGGCCCCGGTCGGCTGTCGTAAGATGTGGCCTCCACCCAAGTGCCAAAAAACTCAGTAGCAGAGCATAGAAAAGAGGTCATATTCATCTTGGTTTGTGCGGCGGCGCAAATAGATTGCGAGTTTATGCCCTGTGACGCACAGCAAAGGTGCCTCGACAAGCTTCGGATAGAGGCAACCGTGCATGTAGGAGGAAACTATGCAAGTGACGGTTTTAAAGGTGAATATACCCTGGCCGAATGGGAAAAAAAATCCTACGCTTTCATAGTTCGTGCGTCATAGTTATTTACAAAGACCCTGCTACCAAGACGACGCTGCTCTAGCTTTATGCTCACCGCAGTTTTTCACTAAGCGCCTCGATGGCGGAGTCTGGCTGGCTGACCAGTACAACTGGATGATTGTGCTTCCACTCCGCCTCTCTTGAAAATTATTGTGAATGCCATAATGAATAAAAATTATAATGTAGCAGCTGGAAAAGAACTACATGACTGCAAGCATGGTTGACAGAAGTGTATCTTTCAAAGTGTATCTTGCTACGATGTTCTGCGTACGGGGGCCGCTCTATCGTCGCGCATGATACGGGTGAAGATATCTTTAGTTGCACGACCACCTGCCGCGTAGTGCACAGCTACTGGTGGTCCCTCGACGTTCACTTCGTGTTATTTGCGCGAGAAGCCTTGCCTGTATTGCGTGAATGATGCATCGGTTATGGAAGAAGTGCACAGAGCTCTCTTGGGTACACACCATTATCTACTGAAAGGGAAATAAGCATACAAACTGAAGTTGAAAGattccctccccccctccccccgttaAAAACCAAATACGACTCTTTCAGCGATATACCCTTCTAGAGCATCGGAAGCTCTATTGCAAGGGCGTGCTATCTAGCGCCTCTACGGTGGCCTCTCCTGTGCAAATAAACGAACAGGGCACGGAACTCAAGCAGCTAGTCTAACTTGGGACCTTACTAACTATAGCTGTAACTTGTTCCATACTTGGTGTGCTGGTAGTTGTCGTCGGTGGTCTCCCGCCCTCTGTGCATACACAGGTGCGGGCACTGGGGCGTCTCCGCGGGCCCCCTCCAGAGCCGCAGGCTGCAGCGGCTGCTCCATCTCGTTCAACGCCACCACAACGCGGAGACTGCGACGGATGGACCCAGGTCGCCGCGGCCGAGATACGAGGCTCCTCCCTCCCCAGAATGCCTCCAGGTCTGAGTCAGCGGAGGTGGTAGTGGGGCCGCTGTGCGAGGCGCTGGGCAGGTCGTCAGCAATGGACACGCTGCTGAACCCGAGCGGGACGGCGGGGCGTTTGGGCATGGCTGTCgctggattcgaggtcgcagtaAGTGCCTCGGTAGACTCGGAAGATCGCCTTCTCGCCCTGTCAGCCCTCTGTGAGCGCCGGCGCCGCCGCTGCTACGAGCGCAACGTTCCGAATGCCGCGCGTGGTGCCCGCGCTGTCGCGGTCATCATTTTCCTCTTCCAGCGCAATGAactgctctgccgttcaaaattttcatctagaaacaaaacgcctaccatcataagctttcgcacTGTCCTTTTACCCTTTATTTGGgtattttctttttgctattccacgttttttttctcctttcttgtaCTTAATCCCTTGAATAAATTAAGCTTGTAGACCCCCTAACCAGCCTCAGCTACCTTTGTCACGGCAACTGAGTTGACTACTCTTTCATGCCCTCCCATGTTTGCAGCATGCAATTTGAAAAATACAAGTAGTCACAGCCTGGTTAAGGCCAATATCCCtcgcgggtatgtgccattatgTGCCATTTTATAAGGCAAACAACGGCAACAACAATGTTCAGCCGTAAATTGCATGTGAGGGGGTCCAAGTAAAAATATGAAAGCAAGTACGTTGCACAGTATCGTTCAAAGAGGTTTATTTTAGGCTGCTCAGTCATCCCTTTGTGTTAagtgagaaaataatttttgtacCTAAGAACCGGTTTCTTCTGCCGCGGATGCTCCGTTTTCGCTTTTCACTGCAGGGTATTCACTCGATGAATCTGTTGATGCCACTTTACAGCGATTTCTGCTTCGTACCAGGCAGGCGAAGTGGTAGGCACTAGTCAGGCGTGCCAGTATACTCTTcagtttctatatatatatatatatatatatatatatatatatatatatatatatatatatatatatatatatatatatatattgctttcATCTACATTCATTATTTATTAGTCTCCGGTTAATCTGCACCAAGATAACTTCACGTCAGGCGTATGGCGTCACGCGTACGCTAATGaatttgctttcttctttcacagttTGTGCTTCAGAGGGGGCCGCAGAGATGACTTGCGCCACTTCGTTGTAAATGTATAGACGAATGTGCGTTAGCGCAAAAAGACAAAGGCTTGAGCTATGCGCCAGGCGAGACTTCGATACTCATCGCGTGATTGCGGGTACGATTCAGTGCTGCGGGGGCCACTTAAAAAATAGTGTGCAGCAGTTTCACGGGTGCAATCTACAGTAGTGGCGCTTCGTTCTGTTCACACCGCGTGGCCAATAGATCGTTGTATTTTGCTTACGTACGTAGATGATGTTAGATTCTGACCACCGATTACTTTGAAGGTATAGCATTGTGAATTTCCATATTTTCAGCAACGTACTTACAATTTCCGATCAAAGGCAACCTTTTTATCTTGTTTTATGCCTTTTTTACTTATCTACTGGCTACTCTTAGCGCAAGAGGAACATCATTTAGTTTCATCCCTTTCCGCTAAtgacaaataaatttttttctaatgACAACAGCGGTTTCTCGGGTCTAATGTAATTGATTAAATTGACAGTCATGTCCTCGTTGGCGGGGCTCATGGATTTGAAGTTTACGTGCATGTGTATTCAAAATTCGGTACCCCGAATTGTGCCCACCGCACCGCCTGGAACAATCACCGAGGCAGCAGACGATATCGACGACCCGTAAACCACGCGTCCCGTAGtgttcttttgttgttttttttgtataGCTTTTCAGCAAGAACGCATAAAGCGTACTCTGCTGACAAGATGCCAAAATCGTGGTACTATTGCAGGCACACAATGCGGCATGGCTTGCTCGATGAGCTAGGGCGACCACCGCCAGAGCACGCGCCGCTAGCTCCTGACGCAGGCCCTGCGGCAAGCCGACATCGAGGAGAACCGGTTGGAGCCGATGAGGCAGCGCTGCGACTCGAGCATTCGCCGGGACGCGTTGACGCAGCGGGCACCGCCGTGGGACTGCATGTCGGCGAAGTACGGGTGCCTCAGCTGGCGCAGCGAGCACGTCTCGGCGGGCGGGGGCGCCTCGTCGCACTCCGGGCCAGGATGCAGCACGCAGTGCCTGCGGCACTCGTCCCAGCTGCGGAACACGCCCCGGTGGCTGGCCGAGAGGCAGCTGCCCTGCGGGAAGCTCCACGCGACGCACCTCTTGCCGTCGAAGTACCACGGCTCATACAGGACGTCTTGCCTGCACAAGGGACGTGGTGTTCATCTGCATAATGCATACCTCTACACCCTACTATGATCGCTGTACGGGCTCCCCGTATATCAGGACCTTGTTAAGAGCTAGGTCCATCGCCAATATAGTAAATAACAGATAAGAACGATTCCACTAAGCACCTCTATAAGTATAAAGGTGTTTCAGGGCAGACtttaagtaattctcaaaaatttgttctttgaggtaaaaatatggcttttcaaCATGGTATTAGGAGTGTTCGCAGAcaacagaaaactggtgaatcgtgTATGTAGGAACCAGGTTAACTAATTTTTTAATAGTTAATTTTTTACCTATTCGAGTAAGGCGCCTAGTTGctaatagagatttgtagccggttgttagtaatAGTCATATAAGGGTATAGAATCtggaaaacgcgattaccgttggcgctgtggctgaacaaaatttggcttttttgactagttacgtgcactggaaaggttgttttgcctgcatgctgttcgaaagcgcatgtattttggtacgacgtagccaaattttgtcgagccacagcgccgaggacaaTGCCGTTTTCGAATTTTTAAAAGCTGAGATGGCTACAACTAACGACTGGCTAGAAATCTTTAGTAGCAACCAGTTGCCTAACTGTGATAGCTAAAAGtctaattatcagaaattagttaaccgcCTTACCAGCGTTTCCGGTGTCCGGCAATATCGACAATACTGTGCCGGAACAGCCACATTTTTACTCCAAAAAggctatttttcaaaaattaCTTCAAATATTCGCTAAAACACCTGCcatacgcgccgcggtggcttcgGGACTACAATGTTCAGCTACGGAGCCTCAGGACGCGAAATTGAAACGCGGCCCTGTGGACCGCATTTCGGTGCAGGCGATGCACAAAAATGCAATGTCAGTACGAGTTAAAAAAACCTTGGTAGTCTAACtgaatccagagcccttcactacggcgtctctcattgtccATGCGCAGCTTCGAAATGTTCAACCCAACATACCAACCTTAACGTATGTACAAAATACCACGGCAGTCAGCGACAAATCGTAGCATGTGACTTAACCTGACCAATAATGAAGAGTCCGTCGTCTCAAATCCCCGCTGGTAGTCAGCATGCACATTACCGATCAAAGAGGCATACTGAGCTGGCGATCATCTAGCACATGTTGGCCTGCATATTTCCCTCTTTTGCCTGCGTCAGCATTCTATGGTGCCGCAGCAATCAAGCTCGTCTATGCGAGACGCGCAGTGCCGCAATTTTAATTCCTGCCTGTGCGTTGACTTAAACAGACAGAAGCAAGCCACTCTATTGAGTGCGATAGACGCTGCCTTTCATTGCTGCCAGGTAGGTTTCACTACACATGCTCTTTTTCTTTAGCTGTGCCGACAACTACACCATCATGGTGCATGCGTGCGCTGCCCGGTGTAAATCTTTTTTTCTCTGGGTGAAATTTTCTGACCTGCCCGTATTTCGGGGAGCATTACTCCTCCATAGAGAACTACTGTGGAGTCTATATCCTGGCAGAACTTTTGCAAAAACGCTTGCTGAATTGCATAAGACGTGGGTTTGTCAATCTCGCGAAGCCGACGCTGGAAAACGAGAAAGCGCGAGTTCTCTGTGTTGTGGTGGGTCCTATGAGCGGCCACTTTCAGTTGGCAACAACCCACCCGATAATTTAAACACGCCTGTAGAGGCGTTCATGGCAACAGCGAGAAGACTATCAAAATCGCAAAAAAGAATGTTTATGAGCCCATCCAAGAAATTCATTGATCAACCTACTTTCTGTCGGAAAAACTTGATTTAGTTCTCCTTTTCACCGCGGCCGCTAATCACTCGTGGGTCAGGCAACCAATGAGTGAAGTTAAATCCCAATCTTCAGTTGAGATCACAATGAACTTCAGGGGCGGAATCATTGGCAAATCTTAGAGGAGGAAATTAGGGTGGGCAGTGGGTTTTTGGAGGAGAGAGGGATGACGACGGTCTCATGTGGACATCgccatttttttacttcattcGCAGCCTCTTATTCTTGTTGCGCAGATGGGGCCAGCTTCTCTGTTATTAGCTTTGTCTAGACCAAATATTTACCACAACATGGCACCACAGTCGCATATCCAGCAAATTTTCATCCCTGCATATTACCACGTCGATCATTCCTCGAAATGCAGTCGCGGCCGGAAATATCGGAGGGCAATAAAGAGAACGGCCAGCTCATGGACCAACGCCTCCTCTGTAATAGAGAAGACGTTGCAGAGACGCGTCGCACTCACCGCGAGCAAGGAAAGAAGATGGTGCTCTCGTAGCAGCGGTCCGATGTCTGGCGGCCTTTGACGCAGCTGGCGAGGCAGATGTCGAGGCTCGCGAAACGGTTAGAGCCACGGTTGCAGACGTGCACCGTGTCTTCAGCCGCCGACACGCAGGATTGCTGATCCACGTTGTAGAAGAACTCCTTCTTTGGCAGAGTGCAGTGCGTGTACAGGTGGCGGTTGCAGGACTCGGAGTCCGTCTGCGATTCCCGGTTTACGGAGTAGAGGACTGATTCTCTCTATTGCCGAGTAGCCCACTTCCTTTGGCACCCTCGACTCAAGCAGAGCGAACTTAAGCACATGTTAAACTGTATTTCCGCTTAATTTGAATAAGCCACGAAGAGAATATTTGGCGTGCAAGTTGACGTGAGGCGTCCAATGAAAACTACGTACACATTTCAGAGTGCACTCACTAGAAAATCGAGCGCGGCGTCAGCTACACCGGGAGCCGATCTTGTGCTCCGGTGCTGTTTTGAGAGGATAAATGCAGGTGAGCTAGAGCGTTACGTGACCACAGCAATGATACACAATGATAGCAATGGGATACTGCATTTCGCGCCTGGTTACAAAAGCGCTCATTGGCAAACTGGCTGTACGTTAAAGACGACGAGAAGTTTCATTCTGGACGAAATGCAGCCATACGACAATTTTATAGCTCTGATGCACTGCGCATGCACTCACGAAATTTTACGCGTCTAGAGTTATTCAGCGGCGGAACGCTTTTGTCAACCTCTGCTACAGAGGACGCAGAAGTGTGTAGGGAATGCGGCTTCACTCTTCGAACACGATAGCTGCGAACTGCACGCGCCCTTAGATAGCGCTGGCTGTACGGAGCGACAGGCCTTGTCATGTTGCCTTTCATAAAGAATGTGAAAAGCACAAACGTTTTTGGAACGTTGCTCGCAGTAACGCCAATAGTAACACTTCTGCACGCTCACTGGGTCAGGGATGTTGCCGCACTCCAAATGTCCAAAGCCAATGACTGACAGAGACAAAAGCCACGATCCGGAGCGTGGCCAAGATCTCCAAGTGACTGCAATTCTCACATCATTTATGAATCTCTTGCGTGGTCTGCTCTCTAGCCTGCGCACGCCGccagcagcacacaacgcactgcaaGTGCTGGGCTCTCTACACCCAGTTCTTGCAGCATAACTCAAGTGCAGTCTAGGCTGCAGTTGAGTTCATCAGCCAAGAACGTCCACAGGAAGGGACAGTGCGGTACCAAAGGAAACAGCACAGTATCGCTGGCCGACAGCGACTGGCTTGAAGGAAGAATTTTGACTTTGCTCCTCGCCCCTTCTTTCTTTAGCTTTCAAATACCCTCATctttcttccccagtgcagggccGCCAACCGagacacccttctggttaacatccctgcctttcctcttcctctttatctatctctcTCTCCGGCACTACATCTAAATCAGATAACTCACGCGAATTTCCTGGTCCTCGTCGGGATCATGCGTACGCGCCTCTGAGACGGCAGTCGTCGTCTTCGTGCTTAACACCGGGGCACGGTATACCACTTCATTTCTTGCCCTTCCACCAAAGGGGAGAACGAAGCGAGAACGCTGTGCAGCCCTCTTCCTCCCGCCTCCTGCAGCCCGTGGCGCGGCCATTCTGTGTGGGATCCCTGGTCGGCCGACAGCATGTGGAGTCGCCGCCAGGCTGCGTGCCCTGGCACCGTCCTCGGGGGTGATGTCGTGGGTAGCGAATGGCCCGTGGACCGCAAGGAGGCCCAGTCCCAGGAGCATGCCAGCGAACGCAATGCCGAGCACGAAGCTGAGGCACTCGTGGCTGCTCGTCTTTGGTGGCTCAGGTTCTATCAAAGAATCGTGAAGGGGGTCCATAGCACCATCGTAGAAAACGGGATAGCACTGCTCTGGCGCCTGAGCAGCCCCCCACGCTGCCTCAGCCTGGACACTTGCGTCTTGCTGAGGGCCAGGGGACGTCGGAGAGGGCGGCCCGCTCTCCTGTTGTAGGTGGGCCGGCGGCGAAACTACGCCAGGACTGTCGGCTTCTTGGCGCCCCTCGGGGCTTTCCTGGGCGGACTGCATTCTCGACAAACGGCAAGGGTAAGTGTGGGTTGTGAggaaagttgttgttgttgttagcaaGGCGAGTCACTGCCACATCGGTGTGCACTTCTTCGTCTTCTCTAGTGAGTAGCACTTGGAACAAAAGCTGTTATGCGTGTaggctttcttcttttctttaattGCCGCGTGCTGGCGCCCCCTGCGATGGACACCAACATCATGTAATCGGGTCATGCCTGTTAAGGGAGTGGGGAACTGTGCGTGGTGTGCGGGAAACAGCCTCGTTCAAGTGCGTATCAGGGCTCATTCACGATtaagagtcgcagaggtcgcgcgatcAGCAgacgcctgcgactacaccgcagttcgacaacaccgatgttcacacatTCAAGGGTGACCTGCTGGTTGCCTTCTCATTCGATTCTCATTTCAAATGAGAAATCTTGGGAATGACGCCATTCGCGTACTTTCCAGAGTTTTGTCTGCTTTCGCCGCGCCTCCTGCGgtcgcgcttggccctcgaaagtgttctggtccctcgatattagcaatgcACTGCGatgacctgagcgaagaggaggatgttgcggcaatgtgcaccgcggccgtactaTTAACCTGCTTCTGGACCTGTAAAGTGACAATGTATAACGTGCGGGGTGCATGATTACATTCTATCAACAGTACATTTCTACAGATGATTATGATGGTGATGGTGCCCGGCGCAGTGCCCTTCTAGCCGACATCGTCTAAGACGATAAAGATAATGATGAACTCTGGTGGTGCTATCGTCGCTGCACCTTTTGTAACGGGCGGCCAAAGACGGCCTGGGCCTTAGTCGGAACAAGTTAGAAGGAAGTAGACAAAAGAGATTGTGTTGAACATATTATTAGGAGAAAGGAATGTAAATGAGAagggtgatggttcgggctagtgggtaattcactTGAGTTTCCATAGCGCAAAACAACAAAGGGGCAAGAAAAAAGCGTTAACTTGCACTAAACGCTTTATTTGGCGTTCACAGGGTTTATTAGGGTACGAACCAGTGCGAGATGGGAAACACATGAAACATCAGGCGGGCAGGGTGAAATTTGATCAAATGCatctcaaaataaaaaaatataaaacgaattgcAAACGAAAGAAAACCTAAAAACTGGTATGCCGGTTCGCTGATATGCTTGGATGCAGGTAATTTTGAGACCTTCTGAAAGGTGCGTACCAGTTTTTAGGTTTTATTTGAGTTGCGATTTGTTTAGTTTTGTTTTTTGATTTTGAGATACCTGTGTTCAAATTTCACACTGTTAGCCAGACATCTTTCATGTGTTTCCCCTCTAGCACCTGGTTTGCACCTTTTTAAACCCCGTCAGTGCCAAGTTAACCGTTTAGTGGAAgtagttagcgcttgtgtcttgtctcTTCGCTGctttgcgctatggaacctcattGGAAAGAGGTGAGAACCCGGGGTTCAGAACCCAGAGTTCGTTGCTGTGTTGGCGCCTGTATGTCCTCTGTTTTTCACCGCCGCAATTTTCAGCTCCTTGGGCAGCGTGGTACCCTCTCTCGGTTGCATGGAGAGAAGTATGCACtggagagagaataaactttattgagaAACTGGTCTTGAGAGGTGCTTGACGATCTCATGGACGGGGTCCTGATTCCAAAACTGCAGCTTCCTGAGCTGCTTCACGAACCTGGTTGATGAGCTTTAGCTGATCATCCAAGGTTACGCTAGTCAGCTCAGGCCCCAGCCACTGGCAACTGTACTTCACCGTTCCCACTTTCCGCCTACAATTCCTGCACACTCAGGTCAGGTTTGGCCGTGCAACTGGCGGCgagtagaattttttttcttagaaagGATAACTGCTAATTTAAAAGCGTTCAATTACCATCGGTTCTGCGGCGCAATACATTAGCGCTCGTTTTCTCATGGAAATGATGGTCtggcctgtctttttttccccAAGTATTAACAGTGAGCAACTATTTTAATGTCTCCCATGGATGTTTATTACCTTTAAAAATGAATTTAGAGACGCTGTTGAGCCTTTTTTAAGGTTGTCAGACGAGTCGGGAGGCCAAACGGGATGTTGGAGTATAGAAGTGTTGAGCGAACGGAACTATGCCATGGCGCTCCAGTAAAAGCTTTGGTACCGATTAGAGACATTTACCATTCCGTGCACAGTGTTACCCTTACCTTTACCGGAGTACCgagagcccgcccaccgccggtgAGCAAGCGTTGATAGATCTCAATGCTGCCGTCTGGTgccgtcaaggcgatttgcgcatgcgctttgGCTGCGCGAGGGCTCCCGTTACTCTGGTACCGGTACCGGTAACACGGTATTCTAAAGGTGTCTGTTCTGCAAAACGTAACTTTCTTGTTTACAGCGCTTGTCTTGggattagcaaaaaaaaatcgtCACAGGCCACTGCTTCGCAAACAGTTGTTAACACGGGAGATCAACATTAAGATCGTTGAAATTTCTGTCCATTTCGCGTTAAAATATGTATTATTTGCAACGAAAGTGTCGAGAACGAGCGCTTTCCCGCTAAATGTACCGCTGCGGCACCGGGCGGATAAGCCCTCTGCTATGAGAACTGCACATGGCGTGCCGAATGGTGCTGGAAGGGAATGACATGTGAGAAGGTTACGGTGCTCCAGTCATTCGAATTGGTACGCGTACCAACGCTTCGTCTCTTCCAGGCACCACTAAGCACGCAAATATGGACGCGCCATGCGCAGTAGTGGACTCGGGGTCACAAACATCAGGGCTGCGCACTGATGAAATTTGGCCGACGCTCGCGTCATGAACGGTTTGGTCCttctatagaccgtttacagcgcctAATTCTTCCGTTTAAGACCGGATGGCGCCGCAGGCTTGCTCGgtacacggcgccattacgggcctcgtaagtcgCTGGCGTGCACGCCTTGGCGCAGCAGtagaaatatcgcgggtggcagCCGAATGTGTTCTTTCTACGAAGGCGTAGACATATAAAGGAAATACGTACTGTGTTAGTGTTTGCGAGCATTTCGACAGAAAGTTGAAGGGgagggatgcgatcgtttgcgagcttcATGGAATCGATCTGCACAAGGACGCACTACCCCAGTTCGCGCCCGTTCGCCATGCACCCTTTCTGAACG comes from the Amblyomma americanum isolate KBUSLIRL-KWMA chromosome 1, ASM5285725v1, whole genome shotgun sequence genome and includes:
- the LOC144100275 gene encoding uncharacterized protein LOC144100275; its protein translation is MQSAQESPEGRQEADSPGVVSPPAHLQQESGPPSPTSPGPQQDASVQAEAAWGAAQAPEQCYPVFYDGAMDPLHDSLIEPEPPKTSSHECLSFVLGIAFAGMLLGLGLLAVHGPFATHDITPEDGARARSLAATPHAVGRPGIPHRMAAPRAAGGGRKRAAQRSRFVLPFGGRARNEVVYRAPVLSTKTTTAVSEARTHDPDEDQEIRTDSESCNRHLYTHCTLPKKEFFYNVDQQSCVSAAEDTVHVCNRGSNRFASLDICLASCVKGRQTSDRCYESTIFFPCSRQDVLYEPWYFDGKRCVAWSFPQGSCLSASHRGVFRSWDECRRHCVLHPGPECDEAPPPAETCSLRQLRHPYFADMQSHGGARCVNASRRMLESQRCLIGSNRFSSMSACRRACVRS